From Brassica oleracea var. oleracea cultivar TO1000 chromosome C3, BOL, whole genome shotgun sequence, a single genomic window includes:
- the LOC106335309 gene encoding myosin-12 isoform X3, producing the protein MGTPVNITLGSHVWVEDPEHAWTNGEVTEIKGTNATILTADEKTIVASISSLYPKDTEAPPAGVDDMTKLAYLHEPGVLHNLACRFSLNEIYTYTGNILIAVNPFQRLPHLYSVHMMEQYKGAAFGELSPHLFAVADTSYRAMINEAKSQSILVSGESGAGKTETTKMLMRYLAFMGGRSDTEGRSVEQQVLESNPVLEAFGNAKTVKNNNSSRFGKFVEIQFDKRGKISGAAIRTYLLERSRVCQVSDPERNYHCFYMLCAAPPEEVKKFKLGDPRTFHYLNQTNCYEVSNVDDAREYLETRNAMDIVGIGQESQDAIFRVVAAILHLGNVNFVKGEDADSSKLRDDKSRYHLQTAAELLMCNEKMLEDSLCKRVIVTPDGNITKPLDPESAALNRDALAKTVYSRLFDWIVDKINSSIGQDPNATSLIGVLDIYGFESFKINSFEQLCINLTNEKLQQHFNQHVFKMEQEEYTREEIDWSYVEFVDNQDVLDLIEKKPGGIIALLDEACMFPKSTHETFAQKMYQTYKGHKRFSKPKLARTAFTVNHYAGDVTYSAEFFLDKNKDYVVAEHQALLDASKCSFVANLFPPLPEDASKQSKFSSIGTRFKQQLQALMETLNTTEPHYIRCVKPNTVLKPSIFENDTVLNQLRCGGVLEAIRISCAGYPTKRAFDEFLDRFVMLATHVPEGSDEKAACASICDKMGLKGYQIGKTKIFLRAGQMAELDARRTEVLAGATRLIQRQIRTYLTRKEFLGQKKATIFVQKLLRAQLARKLYQNMRREAASICIQKNTRAHRARICYTNLQASATVIQTGLRAMDARNKHRHRRRTKAAIIVQREWRRHQAHEAYNQYRKSTLALQCLWRAKVARKELKKLKLAARETGALKEAKDKLEKRVEELTWRLELEKHQKVDLEEAKAQEIANLQNAFTDLQEKLDEAHAAIIQEKEAAKLAIEQAPPVIKEVPVVDNTQLELLTSQNNELEVEVDKLKGKLEEFEAVCSELERYNKASLTEAEDAKAKAIQLQEVIERLQTNQSNLESENQVLRQQALTASTSAVEPEELNSLKDRIAILESENETLRRQAPAVENTVPNEAVFESAKDLENGHQTEEIQATKEPRTPVTVLAKQSSLTDRQKESHDVLLTCLTDERRFDNGRSVAAWIIYKTLLQWRSFELEKTNIFDRVVHKIRSSIEKSQDDTRELTYWLTTSSTLLYLLQSTLKFSNTNNSASRRNRSSQTTLFGRLVQGMQSSSVGLETSSGYSGMVGISNDQAMVEAKYPALLFKQHLAAYVEKTYGMIRDSLKKEINPLLNLCIHAPRPMRARTLRDVTKGSHLNTTAKQQASYVQWKNITEKLEHTLTLMAENHVPSMITRKLFHQVFSYINVQLFNSLLLRRECCSFSNGEYLKMGLHELEQWCLKTEDEAARSPWDELQHIRQAVKFLVLHQKTQKSLDEITKEICPVLSIPQVYRIGTMFWDDKYGTQGLSPEVIKLMAEDSINMTYPSFLLDVNSSIPFSVEDVSQSFQGGTISLSNVDPPPLLRQRSDFHFLFQTLPE; encoded by the exons ATG GGGACTCCTGTAAACATCACACTTGGGTCACATGTCTGGGTAGAGGATCCAGAACATGCATGGACTAATGGAGAAGTGACAGAGATCAAAGGCACTAATGCAACAATACTCACTGCAGATGAAAAAACA ATTGTAGCTAGTATCTCTAGCCTCTATCCAAAGGATACAGAGGCACCACCTGCAGGAGTTGATGACATGACTAAACTAGCTTACCTCCACGAGCCAGGGGTCCTCCACAATCTTGCTTGCCGGTTTTCACTAAATGAGATATAC ACTTACACCGGAAACATCTTGATTGCTGTGAATCCATTCCAAAGACTTCCTCATTTGTACAGCGTCCATATGATGGAGCAATATAAAGGAGCTGCGTTTGGAGAGCTAAGCCCTCATCTGTTTGCTGTTGCAGACACTAGTTACAG GGCGATGATAAATGAGGCAAAGAGCCAGTCTATTTTGGTTAGTGGAGAGAGTGGAGCTGGGAAGACAGAGACAACCAAAATGCTTATGAGATATCTTGCATTCATGGGAGGTAGATCAGATACAGAAGGGAGAAGTGTTGAACAACAAGTCTTAGAG TCTAATCCAGTGTTGGAAGCCTTTGGAAACGCCAAAACTGTGAAGAACAACAACTCAAG TCGTTTTGGAAAATTTGTTGAGATCCAATTTGACAAGCGTGGGAAAATCTCTGGAGCTGCAATCAGAACTTATCTTCTAGAACGGTCACGTGTTTGCCAAGTCTCAGACCCTGAGAGGAACTATCACTGCTTCTACATGCTATGTGCAGCACCACCTGAG GAAGTCAAGAAGTTCAAGCTAGGTGATCCAAGGACGTTTCACTATCTGAATCAGACAAACTGCTATGAGGTTTCTAACGTAGATGATGCAAGGGAGTATTTAGAGACCAGAAATGCCATGGACATTGTTGGTATTGGACAAGAGTCACAG GATGCCATATTCCGCGTTGTAGCTGCCATCCTCCACCTTGGAAATGTAAATTTTGTCAAAGGAGAAGACGCAGATTCTTCAAAACTCAGGGATGATAAGTCAAGATATCATCTTCAGACAGCAGCAGAACTACTCAT GTGCAATGAGAAGATGCTTGAGGATTCACTCTGCAAGCGTGTAATTGTTACTCCTGATGGTAACATTACAAAGCCACTTGATCCTGAATCAGCAGCCTTGAACCGTGATGCTTTAGCCAAGACAGTATACTCCAGGTTGTTTGACTG GATTGTGGACAAGATCAACAGCTCAATAGGTCAAGACCCCAATGCTACAAGCTTGATCGGAGTCCTTGATATTTATGGTTTTGAAAGCTTCAAGATCAACAG TTTTGAGCAGCTATGCATCAATCTCACAAATGAGAAATTGCAACAGCACTTCAACCAG CATGTGTTCAAGATGGAGCAAGAGGAGTACACAAGGGAGGAAATAGACTGGAGCTATGTTGAATTTGTTGACAACCAAGACGTCTTAGATCTTATTGAGAAG AAACCAGGAGGCATAATTGCTTTACTCGATGAAGCATG CATGTTTCCCAAGTCGACCCATGAGACGTTTGCACAGAAGATGTATCAAACATATAAAGGACACAAGCGTTTCAGCAAACCTAAGCTTGCCAGAACAGCCTTCACTGTCAACCACTATGCAGGAGAT GTTACTTACTCAGCAGAGTTTTTTCTCGACAAGAACAAGGACTATGTTGTGGCAGAACATCAAGCTTTGTTAGATGCATCTAAGTGCTCTTTTGTAGCCAATTTGTTTCCACCATTACCAGAAGACGCATCAAAGCAGTCCAAGTTTTCATCAATTGGGACACGTTTCAAG CAACAACTCCAAGCTCTGATGGAGACGCTGAACACAACAGAGCCTCATTATATTAGATGTGTGAAGCCAAATACAGTTCTAAAGCCATCGATTTTTGAGAATGACACCGTTCTAAACCAACTAAGATGTGGA GGTGTACTGGAAGCTATAAGAATCAGTTGTGCTGGTTATCCAACAAAACGAGCATTTGATGAATTTCTTGATCGTTTTGTGATGCTAGCAACACACGTACCAGAAGG ATCTGATGAAAAGGCTGCCTGTGCATCAATATGTGACAAAATGGGCTTAAAGGGCTACCAG ATAGGGAAAACAAAGATATTTCTTAGGGCTGGCCAGATGGCTGAACTAGATGCGCGAAGAACCGAGGTTTTGGCTGGTGCCACTAGACTCATCCAGAGGCAGATCAGAACTTATCTGACAAGAAAAGAGTTCCTTGGGCAGAAAAAGGCTACAATTTTTGTTCAGAAACTTTTGAGAG CACAACTTGCACGCAAGTTATATCAAAACATGCGAAGGGAAGCTGCTTCAATTTGTATTCAAAAGAACACTCGTGCTCATAGAGCAAGAATATGCTACACTAACCTACAGGCATCAGCAACAGTTATTCAGACTGGTTTACGGGCTATGGATGCTCGAAACAAACATAGACACAGAAGAAGAACAAAGGCTGCAATTATTGTTCAG AGGGAATGGAGAAGACACCAAGCTCATGAAGCTTATAACCAGTACAGAAAATCAACATTGGCATTACAATGTCTGTGGAGAGCTAAAGTAGCTCGAAAAGAGCTCAAAAAGCTCAAATTG GCTGCAAGAGAAACTGGGGCACTCAAGGAAGCCAAAGACAAGTTAGAGAAGCGTGTGGAAGAGCTAACCTGGCGTCTCGAATTAGAGAAACATCAAAAG GTTGATCTTGAAGAAGCTAAAGCACAAGAGATTGCAAACCTACAAAATGCTTTCACTGATTTGCAAGAGAAGCTAGATGAAGCCCATGCTGCAATCATACAAGAGAAAGAAGCAGCAAAACTAGCCATTGAACAAGCTCCACCAGTCATCAAAGAGGTTCCAGTTGTAGACAACACTCAACTGGAATTACTGACCAGTCAAAACAATGAGCTGGAG GTTGAGGTTGATAAATTAAAAGGAAAACTTGAGGAGTTTGAAGCAGTATGTTCTGAACTTGAGAGATATAACAAGGCAAGTCTAACTGAAGCAGAAGATGCAAAAGCAAAGGCCATTCAACTTCAAGAGGTCATTGAAAG ATTACAAACGAACCAGTCAAACCTTGAATCTGAAAATCAGGTCTTGCGCCAGCAGGCTTTGACTGCTTCAACAAGCGCGGTAGAGCCTGAAGAGTTAAACAG CCTGAAGGACAGGATTGCAATTCTAGAGTCAGAAAATGAAACTCTTCGAAGACAAGCACCTGCTGTAGAGAACACAGTGCCTAATGAAGCAGTTTTTGAATCTGCAAAG GATCTTGAAAATGGACATCAAACAGAAGAGATTCAGGCAACAAAA GAGCCAAGGACTCCAGTCACTGTGTTAGCAAAACAAAGCTCTTTAACAGATAGGCAAAAG GAGAGCCATGATGTTCTGCTGACATGCCTCACCGACGAAAGAAGGTTTGATAACGGAAGATCTGTGGCAGCCTGGATAATTTACAAGACACTACTTCAATGGAGATCATTTGAACTGGAGAAAACAAATATATTTGATAGGGTTGTTCATAAAATCAGATCATCCATTGAG AAGAGCCAAGATGACACAAGGGAACTAACTTATTGGCTCACAACAAGCTCTACCCTCCTATATCTTCTACAATCTACACTCAAGTTCAGCAATACAAATAACTCTGCTTCAAGACGTAACAGATCATCCCAGACTACACTATTTGGGAGACTTGTGCAA GGAATGCAATCATCTTCAGTGGGTTTGGAAACATCCAGTGGTTACAGTGGGATGGTTGGAATATCAAATGACCAAGCCATGGTTGAAGCTAAATACCCAGCGTTACTATTCAAGCAACACTTAGCCGCATACGTTGAGAAAACATATGGAATGATCCGAGATAGCTTGAAGAAAGAGATAAACCCGTTACTAAATCTCTGTATCCAT GCACCAAGACCGATGAGAGCCAGGACATTGCGAGACGTGACTAAAGGCAGCCACTTGAACACAACTGCCAAGCAACAAGCATCATATGTACAATGGAAGAACATCACTGAAAAGCTTGAACATACACTGACCTTGATGGCAGAGAATCAT GTCCCATCTATGATCACAAGAAAACTCTTCCATCAGGTTTTCTCGTACATAAATGTGCAGCTTTTTAACAG TTTGTTGCTTCGTCGAGAGTGTTGTTCCTTTAGCAATGGAGAATATCTGAAAATGGGCTTGCATGAATTAGAGCAGTGGTGCCTGAAGACAGAAGACGAG GCAGCACGGTCACCATGGGATGAACTTCAACACATTAGGCAAGCAGTGAAGTTTCTG GTATTGCACCAAAAGACGCAGAAGTCACTAGACGAGATTACAAAAGAGATATGTCCGGTACTAAGCATTCCACAAGTGTATCGAATTGGAACTATGTTTTGGGACGACAAGTATGGAACTCAAGGACTCTCCCCTGAG GTGATCAAATTAATGGCGGAAGATTCAATCAACATGACTTACCCTTCTTTCTTGCTAGACGTTAACTCAAG CATTCCTTTCTCAGTGGAAGATGTTTCACAGTCCTTCCAGGGCGGGACCATTAGCCTCTCCAACGTTGATCCACCGCCGCTTCTCCGGCAGCGATCTGATTTCCACTTCTTGTTCCAGACATTGCCTGAGTAA
- the LOC106335309 gene encoding myosin-12 isoform X2, with protein MNDVKGTPVNITLGSHVWVEDPEHAWTNGEVTEIKGTNATILTADEKTIVASISSLYPKDTEAPPAGVDDMTKLAYLHEPGVLHNLACRFSLNEIYTYTGNILIAVNPFQRLPHLYSVHMMEQYKGAAFGELSPHLFAVADTSYRAMINEAKSQSILVSGESGAGKTETTKMLMRYLAFMGGRSDTEGRSVEQQVLESNPVLEAFGNAKTVKNNNSSRFGKFVEIQFDKRGKISGAAIRTYLLERSRVCQVSDPERNYHCFYMLCAAPPEEVKKFKLGDPRTFHYLNQTNCYEVSNVDDAREYLETRNAMDIVGIGQESQDAIFRVVAAILHLGNVNFVKGEDADSSKLRDDKSRYHLQTAAELLMCNEKMLEDSLCKRVIVTPDGNITKPLDPESAALNRDALAKTVYSRLFDWIVDKINSSIGQDPNATSLIGVLDIYGFESFKINSFEQLCINLTNEKLQQHFNQHVFKMEQEEYTREEIDWSYVEFVDNQDVLDLIEKKPGGIIALLDEACMFPKSTHETFAQKMYQTYKGHKRFSKPKLARTAFTVNHYAGDVTYSAEFFLDKNKDYVVAEHQALLDASKCSFVANLFPPLPEDASKQSKFSSIGTRFKQQLQALMETLNTTEPHYIRCVKPNTVLKPSIFENDTVLNQLRCGGVLEAIRISCAGYPTKRAFDEFLDRFVMLATHVPEGSDEKAACASICDKMGLKGYQIGKTKIFLRAGQMAELDARRTEVLAGATRLIQRQIRTYLTRKEFLGQKKATIFVQKLLRAQLARKLYQNMRREAASICIQKNTRAHRARICYTNLQASATVIQTGLRAMDARNKHRHRRRTKAAIIVQREWRRHQAHEAYNQYRKSTLALQCLWRAKVARKELKKLKLAARETGALKEAKDKLEKRVEELTWRLELEKHQKVDLEEAKAQEIANLQNAFTDLQEKLDEAHAAIIQEKEAAKLAIEQAPPVIKEVPVVDNTQLELLTSQNNELEVEVDKLKGKLEEFEAVCSELERYNKASLTEAEDAKAKAIQLQEVIERLQTNQSNLESENQVLRQQALTASTSAVEPEELNSLKDRIAILESENETLRRQAPAVENTVPNEAVFESAKDLENGHQTEEIQATKEPRTPVTVLAKQSSLTDRQKESHDVLLTCLTDERRFDNGRSVAAWIIYKTLLQWRSFELEKTNIFDRVVHKIRSSIESQDDTRELTYWLTTSSTLLYLLQSTLKFSNTNNSASRRNRSSQTTLFGRLVQGMQSSSVGLETSSGYSGMVGISNDQAMVEAKYPALLFKQHLAAYVEKTYGMIRDSLKKEINPLLNLCIHAPRPMRARTLRDVTKGSHLNTTAKQQASYVQWKNITEKLEHTLTLMAENHVPSMITRKLFHQVFSYINVQLFNSLLLRRECCSFSNGEYLKMGLHELEQWCLKTEDEAARSPWDELQHIRQAVKFLVLHQKTQKSLDEITKEICPVLSIPQVYRIGTMFWDDKYGTQGLSPEVIKLMAEDSINMTYPSFLLDVNSSIPFSVEDVSQSFQGGTISLSNVDPPPLLRQRSDFHFLFQTLPE; from the exons ATGAATGATGTTAAGGGGACTCCTGTAAACATCACACTTGGGTCACATGTCTGGGTAGAGGATCCAGAACATGCATGGACTAATGGAGAAGTGACAGAGATCAAAGGCACTAATGCAACAATACTCACTGCAGATGAAAAAACA ATTGTAGCTAGTATCTCTAGCCTCTATCCAAAGGATACAGAGGCACCACCTGCAGGAGTTGATGACATGACTAAACTAGCTTACCTCCACGAGCCAGGGGTCCTCCACAATCTTGCTTGCCGGTTTTCACTAAATGAGATATAC ACTTACACCGGAAACATCTTGATTGCTGTGAATCCATTCCAAAGACTTCCTCATTTGTACAGCGTCCATATGATGGAGCAATATAAAGGAGCTGCGTTTGGAGAGCTAAGCCCTCATCTGTTTGCTGTTGCAGACACTAGTTACAG GGCGATGATAAATGAGGCAAAGAGCCAGTCTATTTTGGTTAGTGGAGAGAGTGGAGCTGGGAAGACAGAGACAACCAAAATGCTTATGAGATATCTTGCATTCATGGGAGGTAGATCAGATACAGAAGGGAGAAGTGTTGAACAACAAGTCTTAGAG TCTAATCCAGTGTTGGAAGCCTTTGGAAACGCCAAAACTGTGAAGAACAACAACTCAAG TCGTTTTGGAAAATTTGTTGAGATCCAATTTGACAAGCGTGGGAAAATCTCTGGAGCTGCAATCAGAACTTATCTTCTAGAACGGTCACGTGTTTGCCAAGTCTCAGACCCTGAGAGGAACTATCACTGCTTCTACATGCTATGTGCAGCACCACCTGAG GAAGTCAAGAAGTTCAAGCTAGGTGATCCAAGGACGTTTCACTATCTGAATCAGACAAACTGCTATGAGGTTTCTAACGTAGATGATGCAAGGGAGTATTTAGAGACCAGAAATGCCATGGACATTGTTGGTATTGGACAAGAGTCACAG GATGCCATATTCCGCGTTGTAGCTGCCATCCTCCACCTTGGAAATGTAAATTTTGTCAAAGGAGAAGACGCAGATTCTTCAAAACTCAGGGATGATAAGTCAAGATATCATCTTCAGACAGCAGCAGAACTACTCAT GTGCAATGAGAAGATGCTTGAGGATTCACTCTGCAAGCGTGTAATTGTTACTCCTGATGGTAACATTACAAAGCCACTTGATCCTGAATCAGCAGCCTTGAACCGTGATGCTTTAGCCAAGACAGTATACTCCAGGTTGTTTGACTG GATTGTGGACAAGATCAACAGCTCAATAGGTCAAGACCCCAATGCTACAAGCTTGATCGGAGTCCTTGATATTTATGGTTTTGAAAGCTTCAAGATCAACAG TTTTGAGCAGCTATGCATCAATCTCACAAATGAGAAATTGCAACAGCACTTCAACCAG CATGTGTTCAAGATGGAGCAAGAGGAGTACACAAGGGAGGAAATAGACTGGAGCTATGTTGAATTTGTTGACAACCAAGACGTCTTAGATCTTATTGAGAAG AAACCAGGAGGCATAATTGCTTTACTCGATGAAGCATG CATGTTTCCCAAGTCGACCCATGAGACGTTTGCACAGAAGATGTATCAAACATATAAAGGACACAAGCGTTTCAGCAAACCTAAGCTTGCCAGAACAGCCTTCACTGTCAACCACTATGCAGGAGAT GTTACTTACTCAGCAGAGTTTTTTCTCGACAAGAACAAGGACTATGTTGTGGCAGAACATCAAGCTTTGTTAGATGCATCTAAGTGCTCTTTTGTAGCCAATTTGTTTCCACCATTACCAGAAGACGCATCAAAGCAGTCCAAGTTTTCATCAATTGGGACACGTTTCAAG CAACAACTCCAAGCTCTGATGGAGACGCTGAACACAACAGAGCCTCATTATATTAGATGTGTGAAGCCAAATACAGTTCTAAAGCCATCGATTTTTGAGAATGACACCGTTCTAAACCAACTAAGATGTGGA GGTGTACTGGAAGCTATAAGAATCAGTTGTGCTGGTTATCCAACAAAACGAGCATTTGATGAATTTCTTGATCGTTTTGTGATGCTAGCAACACACGTACCAGAAGG ATCTGATGAAAAGGCTGCCTGTGCATCAATATGTGACAAAATGGGCTTAAAGGGCTACCAG ATAGGGAAAACAAAGATATTTCTTAGGGCTGGCCAGATGGCTGAACTAGATGCGCGAAGAACCGAGGTTTTGGCTGGTGCCACTAGACTCATCCAGAGGCAGATCAGAACTTATCTGACAAGAAAAGAGTTCCTTGGGCAGAAAAAGGCTACAATTTTTGTTCAGAAACTTTTGAGAG CACAACTTGCACGCAAGTTATATCAAAACATGCGAAGGGAAGCTGCTTCAATTTGTATTCAAAAGAACACTCGTGCTCATAGAGCAAGAATATGCTACACTAACCTACAGGCATCAGCAACAGTTATTCAGACTGGTTTACGGGCTATGGATGCTCGAAACAAACATAGACACAGAAGAAGAACAAAGGCTGCAATTATTGTTCAG AGGGAATGGAGAAGACACCAAGCTCATGAAGCTTATAACCAGTACAGAAAATCAACATTGGCATTACAATGTCTGTGGAGAGCTAAAGTAGCTCGAAAAGAGCTCAAAAAGCTCAAATTG GCTGCAAGAGAAACTGGGGCACTCAAGGAAGCCAAAGACAAGTTAGAGAAGCGTGTGGAAGAGCTAACCTGGCGTCTCGAATTAGAGAAACATCAAAAG GTTGATCTTGAAGAAGCTAAAGCACAAGAGATTGCAAACCTACAAAATGCTTTCACTGATTTGCAAGAGAAGCTAGATGAAGCCCATGCTGCAATCATACAAGAGAAAGAAGCAGCAAAACTAGCCATTGAACAAGCTCCACCAGTCATCAAAGAGGTTCCAGTTGTAGACAACACTCAACTGGAATTACTGACCAGTCAAAACAATGAGCTGGAG GTTGAGGTTGATAAATTAAAAGGAAAACTTGAGGAGTTTGAAGCAGTATGTTCTGAACTTGAGAGATATAACAAGGCAAGTCTAACTGAAGCAGAAGATGCAAAAGCAAAGGCCATTCAACTTCAAGAGGTCATTGAAAG ATTACAAACGAACCAGTCAAACCTTGAATCTGAAAATCAGGTCTTGCGCCAGCAGGCTTTGACTGCTTCAACAAGCGCGGTAGAGCCTGAAGAGTTAAACAG CCTGAAGGACAGGATTGCAATTCTAGAGTCAGAAAATGAAACTCTTCGAAGACAAGCACCTGCTGTAGAGAACACAGTGCCTAATGAAGCAGTTTTTGAATCTGCAAAG GATCTTGAAAATGGACATCAAACAGAAGAGATTCAGGCAACAAAA GAGCCAAGGACTCCAGTCACTGTGTTAGCAAAACAAAGCTCTTTAACAGATAGGCAAAAG GAGAGCCATGATGTTCTGCTGACATGCCTCACCGACGAAAGAAGGTTTGATAACGGAAGATCTGTGGCAGCCTGGATAATTTACAAGACACTACTTCAATGGAGATCATTTGAACTGGAGAAAACAAATATATTTGATAGGGTTGTTCATAAAATCAGATCATCCATTGAG AGCCAAGATGACACAAGGGAACTAACTTATTGGCTCACAACAAGCTCTACCCTCCTATATCTTCTACAATCTACACTCAAGTTCAGCAATACAAATAACTCTGCTTCAAGACGTAACAGATCATCCCAGACTACACTATTTGGGAGACTTGTGCAA GGAATGCAATCATCTTCAGTGGGTTTGGAAACATCCAGTGGTTACAGTGGGATGGTTGGAATATCAAATGACCAAGCCATGGTTGAAGCTAAATACCCAGCGTTACTATTCAAGCAACACTTAGCCGCATACGTTGAGAAAACATATGGAATGATCCGAGATAGCTTGAAGAAAGAGATAAACCCGTTACTAAATCTCTGTATCCAT GCACCAAGACCGATGAGAGCCAGGACATTGCGAGACGTGACTAAAGGCAGCCACTTGAACACAACTGCCAAGCAACAAGCATCATATGTACAATGGAAGAACATCACTGAAAAGCTTGAACATACACTGACCTTGATGGCAGAGAATCAT GTCCCATCTATGATCACAAGAAAACTCTTCCATCAGGTTTTCTCGTACATAAATGTGCAGCTTTTTAACAG TTTGTTGCTTCGTCGAGAGTGTTGTTCCTTTAGCAATGGAGAATATCTGAAAATGGGCTTGCATGAATTAGAGCAGTGGTGCCTGAAGACAGAAGACGAG GCAGCACGGTCACCATGGGATGAACTTCAACACATTAGGCAAGCAGTGAAGTTTCTG GTATTGCACCAAAAGACGCAGAAGTCACTAGACGAGATTACAAAAGAGATATGTCCGGTACTAAGCATTCCACAAGTGTATCGAATTGGAACTATGTTTTGGGACGACAAGTATGGAACTCAAGGACTCTCCCCTGAG GTGATCAAATTAATGGCGGAAGATTCAATCAACATGACTTACCCTTCTTTCTTGCTAGACGTTAACTCAAG CATTCCTTTCTCAGTGGAAGATGTTTCACAGTCCTTCCAGGGCGGGACCATTAGCCTCTCCAACGTTGATCCACCGCCGCTTCTCCGGCAGCGATCTGATTTCCACTTCTTGTTCCAGACATTGCCTGAGTAA